A segment of the Candidatus Brevundimonas phytovorans genome:
TCGGCGCCTTGAATCAACGGACCACGGATCGTTTCGCATGACCCTCGCGCTTCTCTTCCCCGGACAGGGCAGCCAGAGCGTTGGCATGGGCGCTGCTCTCGCCGAGGCCTTCGCCAGCGCTCGCGAGGTCTTCGCCGAGGTCGACGACGCGCTGAACCAGAAGCTGTTCGACCTGATGCGCGAAGGCCCGGAAGACCAGCTGACCCTGACCGAGAACGCCCAGCCGGCCCTGATGGCCGTATCGGCGGCGGCGGCGCGGGTGCTGAAGGTCGAGTTCGGCGTGGACGTGACCAAGGCCGGCTTCGTCGCCGGTCACTCGCTGGGCGAATATTCGGCCCTGACGGCCGTCGGGGCGATCAGCCTGTCGGACACCGCCCGCCTGCTGAAGCTGCGCGGTCAGGCCATGCAGCGCGCCGTGCCGGTGGGCAAGGGCGCGATGGCCTCGCTGATCGGTCCCAAGACCGACCTGGCCCTGGCCGAAGCCGCCGCCGCTGCGGGTTCGGAAGTCGGCGTCTGCGTCGTCGCCAACGACAACAACAACGGCAACGTCGTCATCTCGGGCGACAAGGCCGCCGTGGACCGCGCCATCGAGAAGGCCAAGGAACTGGGCGCGCGCGCCATTCCGCTGAACGTCTCGGCGCCCTTCCACTGCCCGCTGATGCAGCCCGCCGC
Coding sequences within it:
- the fabD gene encoding ACP S-malonyltransferase, giving the protein MTLALLFPGQGSQSVGMGAALAEAFASAREVFAEVDDALNQKLFDLMREGPEDQLTLTENAQPALMAVSAAAARVLKVEFGVDVTKAGFVAGHSLGEYSALTAVGAISLSDTARLLKLRGQAMQRAVPVGKGAMASLIGPKTDLALAEAAAAAGSEVGVCVVANDNNNGNVVISGDKAAVDRAIEKAKELGARAIPLNVSAPFHCPLMQPAADEMAGALADAKIFAPAVPVVANVTARPETDPEVLRRLLVEQVTGRVRWRESMEWMATDGGVTRFAEIGSGKVLTGMAKRIAPDAESLALNTPEDLEAFAKSL